The sequence below is a genomic window from Carassius carassius chromosome 45, fCarCar2.1, whole genome shotgun sequence.
tgcaaagttcccCACTAAATACTCTgtttcaaaccaatatcatataatgaaaaatataaataaataactgattacagtgcagcattaccaatcccagcttgtaggcctgctcatatttaaaaatatatatataacttttccaaagtgtaaagtgcagcatcaacagtttcagtttttagacctgctcagatctcgttattgcgttggaccgattggaattaagagcaaaggtctgtttaaatgccggcgggagctgcgtttgaattacaatagtttttttccgagttgtagtgatgttcacactctcgtgccttttgaaaaccttaggccggtgacacactggcatattgcacctgtcaaacatagtctattttgccgtcaatactgttgatggtgtcctttatcagtagactttatatttatgctcaacatgaagaatagatattgttgtcgtgaagacaagatcctggtctgtcggcgcctcggcggcctccttctatgtcacctacatgttacacccctaatgtacatagtttaattcaagtttatttgtatagtgctttttatgatacaaatcatttgcaaagcaactttacagaaaattaagtttctacaatatttagtagtagcttatcagtgttgactgtcagtttgtgcgcatatgacaggaattttcagaaaaattaatacaagacgtagtcagccaaatgatgaacactattaacagcaattattatatgatgcaatcacacttgtagcaatatttgtaagttctgtatgttgtttcagggttagcatcctctgagggtcagcatcatctcttctcaggtgttctggatccagactggagcttgtgtaaatcctagttaccacgcgatgtcaatcccgtggcaaaacagagaaacaaatagagacatcattagcatagctgctgtcaaaaaaaaaattaattagtttaacccaagctaaagaataagaatgcgcatttgatcagatacaactgcagtcacaaattatgagatgcattatttgaatgcttggtgaaagagatgtgtctttaatctagatttaaacagagagagtgtgtctgaaccccgaacattatcaggaaggctattccacaGTTTGGGaatcctttagtggactttgctatcctaggagctaccaaaaagtccagcgttttgtgaccaaGTTAGTGActtaaggctagttaggtatacagaagctaaaccattaaggggcttataggtaagtaataataatttgtagatGATACGGAATTTAATAGGtaaccagtgcagagactgtacaATTGGGATCCTATccaatatgatcatattttcttgaactggtaaggactctagctgctgcattttggactacctgtagcttgttgattgaagatgctggacaaccccctagcagtgcattacaatagtccagtctagaggtcatgaatgcatgaacataGTAGCCCTGAGAGAACTGGATCTGTTTCTGGACAAACTGACTGTCAACTGTTCGCATGACACTAGTAAAATGATTAGTCTGATGACAGTGTCGGTCTGTATAATAATCGAAGAGGTTCAAGAGGTGTTTTTGTGCTCTGAAGAATGACCCAAGTTATAAATGCTAGATAAGTCTAGACTGCTAGCAGATTTTGCctgtgtattgatttttttttgatACCAAGTATTGACAAACAAACGCTAGAACAGGATTAGTTCACATTTTTTAATAACATGGCACAATTTACATAACACAAGTTTAACTGAGGAGCATGCTGTCGCCTCACCCTTTTTTTGTACATGATCTAGAAAGGACTTCAATTTTTACGTACATGATAAACAGCAAAAAAGTTTCAATCTCTTTGCAATACATATTGACTACCCACTACTGCTTCAGtggacattttaatgtttgattttaaaaaaaaaaacagtagagaaaattaaagaaaaaataaacactgcACAACATCTGAATTACACAGAGTTTAAAAGCGCACAACTATCCCTCCCATGGACTACTAAAATAGATCTctgctcaaaaaaacaaacaaaaaaacctgtcCATAGCTTACAACTCGCTTTATCATTGTGTAGATACATAACACTTTAATACACCGCTAGACCAACACAGAATTGTCCTGCTTTCTGTACTCAGACTTGTCATGACATGAtggtaatgtgttgtattttttttcaaattgccACACTTTTGATTTAGAGGTAACTAATTCATTGAATTTCGGGTTTGTTAGCTTCTTGGAACATTGGTGTATTTGCAAGGATTGTCAACACAGAGCTTTATAGCTTGAAGAACATAAGCATGTTTCTGCATCAAAAGTTAGGGATCATGTTTGTCAGATGTGTGAGTAAAATTCTTTGCAGAAAATCCCTAGTTAGGAACCATCACAATCACAAGCAGGAGAAAGAGAGGGGTCCGTAGAGACTGTTTGTCCTCTGGAGGAGAGGAAAATGATCCAGAGAGAGAGCCCACACAAGAGTTGCATAGTTGAAAGAAGGGATGTGGTCTCTTGGACAATATGATCCTTCCAAACTATTAATATGCAGCATTAAACTAGAACCAGAGCTTGTGCGCTCACTCTCCTTTTGATCACTGCCCACTATGTACAGCATTTCAAAGTAAAGCTTTCATAACAACCATTTGCATAATTGTACCTTAATGTTTTTTTCCTTAAGGAGAGAGAGACACCAACTTTACACATATCTACAATTTCTGCCTTTTTGCAATGTATTGAGGTACCTGTACATTCCAAGATCATCTTTCCATGTTGGAGATCTAGCGCTTGTCCACTTGCTCGAAATCAGTGTACTGTACATGTTTAAGAATACACATCAATGCAGGAGTGAACAGGATAAAAGAGCATGAAAAATCTCAGTCTTTTGTACAAAAAACACACtcaacacaaataaaacaatcaGTAATGCACAACCTATATACAGATATGATACAGCCTCAAGTGCTTGCTTTTGAGTTCCATTACAGTCCATCGGGGGTCTCACCGTGCCTcgatgtctttgtgtgtgtgtgaggggggtcTGTCTCTAATGTCAGTGCCGAGTGGGGTAGTCCGCCTGGGAGATGTGGAACGCACTCCCAGGGTTGGGATAAGAGGGGGCGGGGCACTGAGTGATGCAGTGGGAGGGGTTTTGTTAAGGATTCCATTCTGGGCAGCCAAGGCAGAGGAGGGGCTTACACGGGGGTAGTGCATGCTGGGAATTCCAGGGGCCATGAGACCCGGGTGAGGGAGGTGTCCGTCTAAAGAGGGGTGATGCATCGGGTGCAGACGTCCCTGCTCGTAGTCTTCTCTGAGCAAGTGCAGACGTTCCCGCTCCTCTAGGTGTGCTCGCTCTTGTTCCCGCCGCTGTTCCAAGGCCAGCCCGTGAGGGTGGTCTCGGTTAAAGTCATGAGGCTCACGGTCCCGATATGTGCGTTCTGCTTCATAAATCCGAGGCGCTGCTAACCGGTGCAGAGGGTCATTCCGCAGTAGCAGATCCCGAGCTAATGGATCTCTCCGGTGGATATCAAGTCCCCGGTATGGGTCCCTCATGGGATCCCAGTGAAAGGCGGGATAGTGAAACCTCTCTGCCCCTGGAATGGGACTGATACCCATGAAGGGGGGCAACATACGAGTCCTCTCCAGACTACTGATACTGTTTATGGGGTGCATGCTGGCCATGCCCATGGGTACCGGCATTGAAGATGGAGGGTGGagagcagcaggaggaggaggaggaggaggaggtgcttGCGGTGTGGACCTTTGTTCTGGGGATCTTTCTGTGGAACCATCCTGCTCCTCTTTCCTCTCTTCTTTCACCTTTATCTCACTGTTTTTCTTCTCATAGGTGATATCGGCCTTCTTCTCCAGAACATCTCGAGTCAGCCCGCCGTTCACCCGATCTATGCCACCTGCTCGCATGTAGGGTGACGCTGTAACTCGACTGGCCGGCTTGTCTTCAGAAACCCGGCCATTGTGGATGACGGGAGCGTCCTTGTCACTGTGGTGATTCTCCTTCACCTTGTGCTCATCGGTGTTGGAGTCCTTCCAGTCTGAGTGCTCTCGTTCTCTCTCGCGATCTTTGGGCTTGTCCTTGTCCCGGGACTCACTAGAAGGGATGTGGTTCCGGGAGGGCTCGGATGATCGGGTGTGACTCATCAACGTTAGGGGGTTAACAGGAATTGGGGATGGATGATTCTGGTGCCTTTTTTCCGCAGGTTCCCTAGAGGTGAAATGAATCATTACTatcagacaaaaaatatttttggatagtATTCAGCTGGTCATTGTTGTGAAATAAACTTCTTCAGGGTGATACAAGACTCTTTGGGTTTATTCTGCAATAATGACCGGCTGACTTTACAGCAATACATGccaataaaatatataatcacTGACAAATGATATCAGATGACTGCTATGTAAATATGATCCACACAGCTATACACACCGCTCTTTATCATCCTTGTTGACTGATGAATCCCTCTTGTCCAGGTcacgttctctctctctgtccctttcTCGTTCTCTGTCTCGTTCTCTCTCATGGGAGCTGACTGACGCGCTTCGTTCAGGGTCTCCAGGTTTGAGCCAGGGAGGTGGGGTGGGGAAGGACGGCGGAGTCCGGTGGAGTCTGTTCCATGGCTCGTGGGGTCCACTGAAGTGCTGTTGTGCGCTGGGTGCATCTTTGTGGCCAAATACAGAGTTGGAGGCTGGgagtaaaaaaaacacatagaaaaACAACATGGTTGGATTTTATTTATGTTGATcttttctatttcatgcatgagtactcttttgatttcaaaatattaaaatgtgttataatgGTTTTTTAACCTACAATTAATCTTATacctgaaataaatatataaatgtactgtatttctGAATAATAAAATGTTGAATTAATGAATTGGCACTTACCGATTGCTGGGTTTCCCAGGCCACCAAAGGCTGCAGTGCTTAATGAGGCCAGACCTCCAAATGAAGGCGGTCTGTTGAAGGGCTCTGTCAATCAAGACAGGAACAAGGAATCAATCAATGAAATGGTTGTGTGAATGTTATGACTTAAAATACCCCCCAGTTTTaaactcactgaatctaaagaatAACAGATATATAAACGTTTCAGCAATCTGTATATCCTCCACTGACTTTCAGAGAAGTGTTCAGTAATCCTTAATCCAGGGTTGTCCAATCCTTCTCCTGGAGGGACATtatcctgtagagtttagctccaatccttattaaacacacctgaaccagctaatcaaggtctgcaGTATTACTAAAAACCTCCAGGCAAGTGTGTTGGGGCAAACcggagctaaactctgtaggacaTTGTCAGGGGCCTTTAAACTTCAAGAATATGCCGTTTTTGACTGCacagtgacatctagtggaggaAAGTGAATGTGCGAGTCTTGTCAGCTTACCCAAGTGGGGTCCTGGGGTTAGAAAATTGCTAGGATGATGTGGAGGGTGTCCAAAAGGTGCAGCTGAGGGATGTGTGGTCCCTGAAACACAAACAGACAATGAAATTTGTTTCAATCTTATTAAAGCAAGCCTAATGGTCTAGCTCAAGGTTTCTAATTGCAGTCCTGATGTCTCCCAGCTCTGTACATCTCTTATCTGACACGTTTGACTCTATGGAAGTGGACTTCAAAGGGTGTTCTGCCTTATTAAGGGTGATTTCAGTCCAACAcaggtgtgtttggtgtgtgtgctgCCTAGACAATACATCCTTGACAGGAGTGAAAATGCAGTACATAATACAGTACAAACAGGATTAATCAAGAATGTTGCCGCTCACAGCATAGGTTGCTTTAAGCATTTAGATTTTGTTACTTTACTTGTTTGCTGTATAGGTGGTGTGTAATGTGTATCAAGAAATGGGGACTGAAATAGTTACAAATGCATCAAATctatctaaaaaaaacaacaacaaagaaaatcAAGAATAGTTGGTGCTGACTAACCAAATGTTAGAAATGTTGGAAACACTGCTCTTGATCTGTATAGTGACAGGGATCTCTATCAACTCTGCTAAGATTCTGATTTTCTGCTCACCTGCTGCTGAGAAAAGCGATGCCGGTCGTGCCAAGTCATGAGGGTGATGGATAGCTCCAAAAAGGGTGGGGCCTGGGGGTCGACTTAGGAACTCCGGTTTGAAGCCAAAGTCCAGCTTGTGTGGGTCAACCTGTAtctgctgctggagaaggccaggCACAAAAGAGAACAAATGTGATACCCCTCTCAAAGTACATAAAAAAGAGGCTGTATTGTATTCTGCAGATCAGAGTTAACAGAGAGGAGAAAAAAGAGAGGCACAAAGAAAATTTCTTTGCATATGTAATGTTGATCCTGATCCTGAGGGTGCAGTAAAAGTCAAATCAGGTTATATACGCAAATCTCACCTTTACTTTCTGTTGGTGGTGGTAAATTTGCCAGGCTATATGGACATGCATAGCACACCACTTTCCTGGTTTCTGTGGAGACAGAAAGACGAGGTAAGATTTTCATGTTCAGACATGACTATGTTTATGCTATTTTATTCCTTTAAAACACTATTACAGAATAttggatacatttgaaaatattatttgcaatttTATGTGAAGTTGAAAATGTCAAAGTGAAATTTAACTTGAAACGTTGATAAGTTTCTTTGCATTCCCCTACGTTGGGCACAGTTGCATATTAATTAGGGAAAATGTCATTTCTACGTTTTTTACATAAGAGGGAGTCATATAGCATCTCCTATAGACTCTGAGATGAGACCGTTGAGTCCCAGTGCACAGCTAATTAAAGAGACTGCAGAGCGGAAGGCAGGTGCACGGTGTAAGGTGGGATTA
It includes:
- the auts2a gene encoding autism susceptibility gene 2 protein homolog isoform X5, which codes for MIKSSWFYVKFKYNEKLKPGQNNCKDSNNESVSGESKPSIRSSSRDRPTDCESESDQEDKGSDASSEKFFSTAAVKVPDFSVDTLSTNASQELRGLGIPKVSGLERSQEKSQETSRELSSATPSLVPTSHPKPPLPTPLHVQPHPSNRGSPLPPSPAQTQHPCPEHRLRPLSPTTTLTQTQGQEPSQAPPAQPQHPPEPPPHPRPPRTPSIYHHPPSPAPTPTQQNLTQPVPHRPPSRCHPRPISAYSSSLTLNGLSSRSSTPGKPPGPSPAPHLHHHQPAPTGAAASFPLPLPANPTASHTFPPSLPPSTLPHHTNMFASPAALPPPPPLTSNTLPVPGHPAGSAYSEQDLLRQELNTRFLASQSADRGASLGPPPYLRTEFHQHQHQHQHQHQHTHQHTHQHTFTPFPHAIMPTPAPPMVRTPARNFDKFPTKVDPFYRHSLFHSYPPAVSGIPPVIPPTGAFGSLQGAFQPRTSNPLDVAGRPGAVPHTLLQKDPRLTDPFRPVLRKPGKWCAMHVHIAWQIYHHQQKVKQQIQVDPHKLDFGFKPEFLSRPPGPTLFGAIHHPHDLARPASLFSAAGTTHPSAAPFGHPPHHPSNFLTPGPHLEPFNRPPSFGGLASLSTAAFGGLGNPAIASNSVFGHKDAPSAQQHFSGPHEPWNRLHRTPPSFPTPPPWLKPGDPERSASVSSHERERDRERERDRERERDLDKRDSSVNKDDKEREPAEKRHQNHPSPIPVNPLTLMSHTRSSEPSRNHIPSSESRDKDKPKDREREREHSDWKDSNTDEHKVKENHHSDKDAPVIHNGRVSEDKPASRVTASPYMRAGGIDRVNGGLTRDVLEKKADITYEKKNSEIKVKEERKEEQDGSTERSPEQRSTPQAPPPPPPPPAALHPPSSMPVPMGMASMHPINSISSLERTRMLPPFMGISPIPGAERFHYPAFHWDPMRDPYRGLDIHRRDPLARDLLLRNDPLHRLAAPRIYEAERTYRDREPHDFNRDHPHGLALEQRREQERAHLEERERLHLLREDYEQGRLHPMHHPSLDGHLPHPGLMAPGIPSMHYPRVSPSSALAAQNGILNKTPPTASLSAPPPLIPTLGVRSTSPRRTTPLGTDIRDRPPSHTHKDIEAR
- the auts2a gene encoding autism susceptibility gene 2 protein homolog isoform X4, translated to MVPDFSVDTLSTNASQELRGLGIPKVSGLERSQEKSQETSRELSSATPSLVPTSHPKPPLPTPLHVQPHPSNRGSPLPPSPAQTQHPCPEHRLRPLSPTTTLTQTQGQEPSQAPPAQPQHPPEPPPHPRPPRTPSIYHHPPSPAPTPTQQNLTQPVPHRPPSRCHPRPISAYSSSLTLNGLSSRSSTPGKPPGPSPAPHLHHHQPAPTGAAASFPLPLPANPTASHTFPPSLPPSTLPHHTNMFASPAALPPPPPLTSNTLPVPGHPAGSAYSEQDLLRQELNTRFLASQSADRGASLGPPPYLRTEFHQHQHQHQHQHQHTHQHTHQHTFTPFPHAIMPTPAPPMVRTPARNFDKFPTKVDPFYRHSLFHSYPPAVSGIPPVIPPTGAFGSLQGAFQPRTSNPLDVAGRPGAVPHTLLQKDPRLTDPFRPVLRKPGKWCAMHVHIAWQIYHHQQKVKQQIQVDPHKLDFGFKPEFLSRPPGPTLFGAIHHPHDLARPASLFSAAGTTHPSAAPFGHPPHHPSNFLTPGPHLEPFNRPPSFGGLASLSTAAFGGLGNPAIASNSVFGHKDAPSAQQHFSGPHEPWNRLHRTPPSFPTPPPWLKPGDPERSASVSSHERERDRERERDRERERDLDKRDSSVNKDDKEREPAEKRHQNHPSPIPVNPLTLMSHTRSSEPSRNHIPSSESRDKDKPKDREREREHSDWKDSNTDEHKVKENHHSDKDAPVIHNGRVSEDKPASRVTASPYMRAGGIDRVNGGLTRDVLEKKADITYEKKNSEIKVKEERKEEQDGSTERSPEQRSTPQAPPPPPPPPAALHPPSSMPVPMGMASMHPINSISSLERTRMLPPFMGISPIPGAERFHYPAFHWDPMRDPYRGLDIHRRDPLARDLLLRNDPLHRLAAPRIYEAERTYRDREPHDFNRDHPHGLALEQRREQERAHLEERERLHLLREDYEQGRLHPMHHPSLDGHLPHPGLMAPGIPSMHYPRVSPSSALAAQNGILNKTPPTASLSAPPPLIPTLGVRSTSPRRTTPLGTDIRDRPPSHTHKDIEAR